One window of Desulfarculus baarsii DSM 2075 genomic DNA carries:
- a CDS encoding ammonium transporter, with product MENAINAGDTAWILVSSALVLLMTPALGFFYGGMVRKKNILSTLNLSFIMVGLISVQWVLFGYSLAFGDDVGGMGLIGGLNYLGFSGVTGAPLAGQTIPHLIFAAFQMMFAIITPALITGAFVDRIKFSTFLVFSLIWATIVYDPLCHWVWGGGGWIMALGALDFAGGTVVHIAAGFSALAFALAIGPRKGYPGVLMEPHNIPYTVLGAALLWVGWFGFNAGSALGANGAAANAFVTTNTAAAAAALVWMLLAWKDGKPSVLGIATGAVVGLVAITPAAGFVTPGAALIIGAVAAPVSYYAMRLRHKIGFDESLDVWACHGMAGTWGALATGLFASPEIGAGTGLFYGNPAQLWIQFISVVVTIGYVFVVTFVLCKILGAVMGLRVSDKAEEVGLDLSEHGERAYS from the coding sequence ATGGAAAACGCCATCAATGCGGGCGACACCGCATGGATCCTGGTCAGCTCGGCCTTGGTGCTGTTGATGACCCCCGCGCTGGGCTTCTTTTATGGAGGCATGGTGCGCAAAAAGAACATCCTCTCCACCCTCAACCTCAGCTTCATCATGGTCGGGTTGATCAGCGTGCAGTGGGTGTTGTTCGGCTACTCCCTGGCCTTCGGCGATGACGTGGGCGGCATGGGCCTGATCGGCGGACTCAACTATCTGGGCTTCAGCGGCGTGACCGGCGCGCCCCTGGCGGGCCAGACCATCCCCCACCTGATCTTCGCCGCCTTCCAGATGATGTTCGCCATCATCACCCCGGCCTTGATCACCGGCGCTTTTGTCGATCGCATCAAGTTCAGCACCTTCCTGGTCTTCAGCCTGATCTGGGCCACCATCGTCTACGACCCGCTGTGCCACTGGGTCTGGGGCGGCGGCGGCTGGATCATGGCCCTGGGCGCGCTGGACTTCGCCGGCGGCACGGTGGTGCATATCGCCGCCGGCTTCAGCGCCCTGGCCTTCGCCCTGGCCATCGGCCCGCGCAAGGGCTACCCCGGCGTGCTCATGGAGCCCCACAACATCCCCTACACCGTGCTGGGCGCGGCCCTGCTGTGGGTGGGCTGGTTCGGCTTCAACGCCGGCAGCGCCCTGGGGGCCAACGGCGCGGCGGCCAACGCCTTTGTCACCACCAACACCGCCGCCGCCGCCGCCGCCCTGGTCTGGATGCTGCTGGCCTGGAAGGACGGCAAGCCCTCGGTGCTGGGCATCGCCACCGGCGCGGTGGTGGGCCTGGTGGCCATCACCCCGGCCGCCGGCTTTGTCACCCCCGGCGCGGCGCTGATCATCGGCGCGGTGGCCGCCCCGGTCAGCTACTACGCCATGCGCCTGCGTCACAAGATCGGCTTCGACGAGTCCCTCGACGTCTGGGCCTGCCACGGCATGGCCGGCACCTGGGGCGCGTTGGCCACGGGCCTGTTCGCCTCGCCCGAGATCGGCGCGGGCACGGGCCTGTTCTACGGCAACCCGGCCCAGCTCTGGATCCAGTTCATCTCGGTGGTGGTGACCATCGGCTACGTCTTCGTGGTCACCTTCGTGCTGTGCAAGATTCTGGGCGCGGTGATGGGCCTGCGGGTCTCCGACAAGGCCGAGGAAGTTGGTCTGGACCTCAGCGAACACGGCGAACGGGCCTATTCGTAG
- the cobO gene encoding cob(I)yrinic acid a,c-diamide adenosyltransferase produces the protein MAGRVLINTGEGKGKTTAAIGTALRALGHGQRVVVFQFMKGQIDSGEVAMLERLGAAIHRLGKGFSWTKESWDEDRQLALEGWREAANALQDPTIGLVVLDEINYVIGYGLLDPQTIAQAIQNRPPKMNVILTGRGLHKPLDQLADTITEMLPRKHAFNAGVKAAKGVEF, from the coding sequence ATGGCGGGTAGAGTCCTCATCAACACCGGCGAAGGAAAAGGCAAAACCACCGCCGCCATCGGCACCGCCCTCAGGGCCCTGGGCCACGGCCAACGCGTGGTCGTCTTCCAGTTCATGAAAGGCCAGATCGACTCCGGCGAAGTGGCCATGCTCGAACGACTCGGCGCCGCCATCCATCGCCTGGGCAAAGGCTTCAGCTGGACCAAGGAATCCTGGGACGAAGATCGCCAACTGGCCCTCGAAGGCTGGCGAGAAGCCGCCAACGCCCTCCAAGACCCCACGATCGGCCTCGTCGTCCTCGACGAAATCAACTACGTCATCGGCTATGGCCTCCTCGATCCCCAAACCATCGCCCAGGCCATCCAAAATAGGCCGCCCAAAATGAACGTCATCCTCACCGGACGCGGCCTCCATAAACCCCTCGACCAACTCGCCGACACCATCACCGAAATGCTCCCACGTAAACACGCCTTCAACGCCGGCGTCAAAGCCGCCAAAGGCGTCGAGTTCTAA
- a CDS encoding uroporphyrinogen decarboxylase/cobalamine-independent methonine synthase family protein, with the protein MPIPGNLLTTAMAVMPHQDVDRALQMALSLDIPFWPQLPHVSYYEDMYVQASEHFPGIVLDMQNQRLSFDSAKFMEELEQALANFDRPEYFDISPRYSVVYHKFLDLDLSDRPAIRGQLEGPISFGFNVKDENDRPILFDDTVRPLMFEIMSQRVNAQLRRLKNKNANAFMYVDEPGLQFLFSALSGYDDVKAKADMEAFFAAIERPRGVHLCGNPDWDFLLGLDIDILSMDVFTNGEIFGSYAKSIARFLDRGGVLSWGLVPTNFEPFSLESLPSLEARLLSVWDHLTGAGVDRDFMLSRSLISPATCCLVNNDGALTVERAFGVVNELSRRLRERFKLA; encoded by the coding sequence ATGCCCATACCCGGCAACCTGCTCACCACGGCCATGGCCGTCATGCCCCACCAAGACGTCGACCGCGCCCTGCAAATGGCCCTGAGCCTGGATATCCCCTTTTGGCCCCAACTGCCCCACGTCAGCTATTACGAAGACATGTACGTCCAGGCCTCCGAGCACTTCCCCGGCATTGTCCTCGACATGCAAAACCAACGCCTGAGCTTTGACAGCGCCAAGTTCATGGAAGAGCTGGAGCAGGCCCTGGCCAACTTCGATCGGCCGGAATATTTTGACATTTCGCCACGATACTCTGTCGTCTACCACAAGTTCCTGGACCTGGATCTCTCCGACCGCCCGGCCATTCGCGGCCAGTTGGAGGGGCCCATCAGCTTCGGTTTCAACGTCAAGGACGAAAACGACCGGCCGATTCTCTTCGACGACACCGTGCGCCCCTTGATGTTCGAGATCATGTCCCAGCGCGTCAATGCGCAACTGCGCCGCCTGAAAAACAAAAACGCCAACGCCTTCATGTACGTCGACGAGCCGGGCCTGCAATTTCTTTTCAGCGCCCTCAGCGGCTACGACGACGTCAAGGCCAAGGCCGACATGGAGGCCTTTTTCGCCGCCATCGAGCGGCCCCGGGGCGTGCACCTGTGCGGCAACCCGGACTGGGACTTTCTGCTGGGCCTGGACATCGACATCCTGTCCATGGATGTGTTCACCAACGGCGAGATCTTCGGCTCCTACGCCAAGAGCATCGCGCGTTTTCTCGACCGGGGCGGCGTGCTGAGTTGGGGCCTGGTGCCGACCAACTTCGAGCCCTTCAGCCTGGAGAGCCTGCCCAGCCTGGAGGCCCGGCTGCTTTCGGTGTGGGACCACCTGACCGGCGCGGGCGTCGACCGCGACTTCATGCTTTCGCGCAGCCTCATCTCGCCGGCCACATGTTGCTTGGTCAACAACGACGGCGCCTTGACCGTCGAGCGGGCCTTTGGCGTGGTCAACGAGCTTTCGCGGCGTCTGCGCGAGCGTTTCAAGCTGGCCTGA
- a CDS encoding ammonium transporter: MAQINAGDTAWLMVCCSLVLMMTPALAFFYGGMVRKKNILSTLTLSYVFMALIGVQWVLYGYSLAFGPDIGGIIGGLEYLGLAGVGAAPDPNYSANVPALLFAAFQMMFAVITPALITGGFVERIRFKSFLLFSIIWSTIVYDPLCHWVWGVGGWLRQMGVLDFAGGTVVHIAAGFSALAFAMAVGPRKGFGRTPMEPHNIPYTVLGTGLLWVGWFGFNGGSALAADGVAVHALVATNTSGAAAALVWMLLSWLDGRPSTLGLATGMVVGLAAVTPASGYVTPMAAMFIGAVAAPISYYAIRFRARRGLDESLDVWACHGMASTWGMLATGLFASTTVNPAGANGLFHGNPGLFATQLWAVVVTMAYAFVVTYVLVKVLDWSIGMRVSEMEEEVGLDVSAHGERAYS, translated from the coding sequence ATGGCCCAAATCAACGCAGGCGACACCGCCTGGCTGATGGTCTGCTGCTCGCTGGTCTTGATGATGACCCCGGCGCTGGCCTTCTTCTATGGCGGCATGGTCCGCAAGAAAAACATCCTCAGCACCCTGACGCTCAGCTATGTTTTCATGGCCCTGATCGGCGTGCAGTGGGTGCTCTATGGCTACAGCCTGGCCTTTGGCCCCGATATCGGCGGGATCATCGGCGGGCTGGAGTATCTGGGCCTGGCCGGCGTGGGCGCGGCCCCCGATCCCAACTACAGCGCCAACGTGCCGGCCCTGCTCTTCGCCGCCTTTCAGATGATGTTCGCCGTGATCACCCCGGCGTTGATCACCGGCGGCTTTGTCGAGCGCATCCGCTTCAAGAGCTTTTTGCTCTTTTCCATCATCTGGTCGACCATCGTCTACGATCCGCTGTGCCACTGGGTCTGGGGCGTGGGCGGCTGGCTGCGCCAGATGGGCGTGCTGGACTTCGCCGGCGGCACGGTGGTGCACATCGCCGCCGGCTTCAGCGCCCTGGCCTTCGCCATGGCCGTGGGCCCGCGCAAGGGCTTTGGCCGCACGCCCATGGAGCCCCACAACATCCCCTACACCGTGCTGGGCACGGGGCTTTTGTGGGTGGGCTGGTTTGGCTTCAACGGCGGCAGCGCCCTGGCCGCCGACGGCGTGGCCGTCCACGCCCTGGTGGCCACCAACACCTCGGGCGCGGCGGCGGCGCTGGTCTGGATGCTGCTGAGCTGGCTGGACGGCCGACCCTCCACCCTGGGCCTGGCCACGGGCATGGTGGTGGGCCTGGCCGCGGTGACGCCGGCCTCGGGTTATGTCACGCCCATGGCCGCCATGTTCATCGGGGCGGTGGCCGCGCCCATCAGCTACTACGCCATCCGCTTCCGGGCGCGGCGCGGACTGGATGAATCCCTCGACGTCTGGGCCTGCCACGGCATGGCCAGCACCTGGGGCATGCTGGCCACGGGCCTTTTCGCCAGCACCACCGTCAATCCCGCCGGGGCCAACGGCCTGTTCCACGGCAACCCGGGCCTTTTCGCCACCCAGCTCTGGGCCGTGGTGGTTACCATGGCCTACGCCTTCGTGGTAACCTATGTGCTAGTGAAGGTGCTGGACTGGAGCATCGGCATGCGGGTCAGCGAGATGGAAGAGGAAGTCGGCCTGGACGTGAGCGCCCACGGCGAACGGGCCTACTCCTAA
- a CDS encoding ATP-binding protein, which translates to MDIYRKLQEHLDKLPGGFPATESGVELRILKKLFSPEQAELALHTQLMPEPAAAIAQRAGLDEAEASARLHEMARQGLLFSVEMKGRPPLYMAAQYVVGIWEYQLNRLDEEFVRDMQAYMPNLFDMEVWKKAPQLRVIPIGASVAAGNAVMAYEQAEEMIRSQKKIALAPCICRREHKLVGHHCDKPEEVCLSFGTGAYYYIQNGLGREITQDEALEVLKIADKAGLVLQPGAAQKSDNICCCCGDCCGVLLAMKRHPKPREIAASSFEVAYDAEACVMCGLCEDRCQMDVFSPGDDAMILNMDRCIGCGLCVTTCPSEALKLVRRPDDIITPLPANIVETSINMLKARGLM; encoded by the coding sequence ATGGATATCTATCGCAAATTGCAAGAGCATCTCGACAAACTGCCCGGCGGCTTTCCCGCCACCGAAAGCGGCGTGGAACTGCGCATCCTCAAAAAGCTCTTCAGCCCCGAGCAGGCCGAACTGGCCCTGCACACCCAGCTCATGCCCGAGCCCGCCGCCGCCATCGCCCAGCGCGCCGGCCTCGACGAGGCCGAGGCCAGCGCCCGCCTCCACGAAATGGCCCGCCAAGGCCTGCTCTTCAGCGTCGAAATGAAAGGCCGGCCGCCCCTCTACATGGCCGCCCAATACGTGGTGGGCATCTGGGAATACCAGCTCAATCGCCTCGACGAGGAATTCGTCCGCGACATGCAGGCCTACATGCCAAACCTCTTCGACATGGAGGTCTGGAAAAAAGCGCCCCAACTGCGCGTCATCCCCATCGGCGCCAGCGTCGCCGCCGGCAACGCCGTCATGGCCTACGAACAAGCCGAGGAAATGATCCGCTCCCAAAAGAAAATCGCCCTGGCCCCCTGCATCTGCCGCCGCGAACACAAGCTCGTCGGACACCACTGCGACAAGCCCGAGGAAGTCTGCCTCTCCTTCGGCACCGGCGCCTACTACTACATTCAAAACGGCCTGGGCCGCGAGATCACCCAGGACGAAGCCCTCGAAGTGCTCAAAATCGCCGACAAGGCCGGCCTCGTCCTGCAACCCGGCGCCGCCCAGAAAAGCGACAACATCTGCTGCTGTTGCGGCGACTGTTGCGGCGTGCTCCTGGCCATGAAACGTCACCCCAAACCCCGCGAAATCGCCGCCAGCTCCTTCGAAGTGGCCTACGACGCCGAAGCCTGCGTCATGTGCGGCCTCTGCGAGGATCGCTGCCAAATGGACGTCTTCTCCCCCGGCGACGACGCCATGATCCTCAACATGGACCGCTGCATCGGCTGCGGACTCTGCGTCACCACCTGCCCCAGCGAAGCCCTCAAACTGGTCCGCCGGCCCGACGATATCATCACCCCCCTGCCGGCAAATATCGTCGAGACCAGCATCAATATGTTAAAAGCCCGCGGTTTGATGTAA
- a CDS encoding P-II family nitrogen regulator encodes MLKKIEAIIREDRFNDVKEALRGLGIVGMNMFEIRGHGRQGGIELAGRSGTFQVDMLTKVQINIVLSEHNVDEVVQTIVNAARTGETGDGLIFIHPIEEVVRIRTGERGREAVMYPGDIDEKKGQK; translated from the coding sequence ATGCTTAAGAAAATCGAAGCGATCATTCGAGAAGACAGGTTCAACGACGTCAAGGAGGCCCTGCGCGGCCTGGGCATCGTGGGCATGAACATGTTCGAGATACGCGGTCACGGCCGCCAGGGCGGCATCGAGCTGGCCGGACGCTCGGGCACCTTTCAGGTGGACATGCTCACCAAGGTCCAGATCAATATCGTGCTCAGCGAGCACAACGTCGACGAGGTCGTCCAAACCATCGTCAACGCCGCGCGCACCGGCGAAACCGGCGACGGGCTGATCTTCATCCATCCCATCGAGGAAGTCGTGCGCATCCGCACCGGCGAGCGCGGCCGCGAGGCGGTGATGTACCCCGGCGACATCGACGAGAAAAAAGGCCAGAAATAA
- a CDS encoding P-II family nitrogen regulator: MLKKIEAIIREDKINDVKDALRNLGIVGMNTFEIRGHGRQGGIELSGRSGTFQVDMLPKIQVNIVLSEGNVDEVIKTILGAARTGEAGDGLIFIYPVEEVVRIRTGERGRDAVMYPGDIDEKKGKKK, translated from the coding sequence ATGCTTAAGAAGATCGAAGCGATCATTCGCGAAGACAAGATAAACGACGTCAAGGACGCCCTGCGCAATCTGGGCATCGTGGGCATGAACACCTTCGAGATCCGCGGCCACGGCCGCCAGGGCGGCATCGAGCTGTCGGGACGCTCGGGCACCTTCCAGGTGGACATGCTGCCCAAGATTCAGGTCAACATCGTGCTCAGCGAAGGCAACGTCGACGAGGTCATCAAGACGATCCTGGGCGCCGCGCGCACCGGCGAGGCCGGCGACGGGCTGATCTTCATCTACCCCGTCGAGGAGGTCGTGCGCATCCGCACCGGCGAACGCGGCCGCGACGCGGTGATGTACCCCGGCGACATCGACGAAAAGAAGGGCAAGAAAAAATAA
- the aspS gene encoding aspartate--tRNA ligase, with protein sequence MSQRFITDLKRTHTCGQLTAADVGKQVVLMGWCQRRRDHGGLIFVDLRDRDGLTQVVFNPEVSGGSHSLAHAIRNEYCLALQGKVDLRPEGMQNDKLGTGAVEVYVSDFEILNASKTPPFMLEDWIDVGEAVRLKYRYLDLRRQVVFRNLKLRHQAAQAARGYLNDQGFLEVETPFLTKSTPEGARDYLVPSRVQRGRFYALPQSPQLFKQLLMVGGVERYYQIVKCFRDEDLRADRQPEFTQVDLEMSFVDENDVMDLTEGLVGAILKATRGVELGPVPRLSYAQAMERFGLDAPDIRFGLELTDLGELMQKTQFKVFRGAIDGGGVVKAINGKGMGGLSRKDLDDLTAFVADYGAKGLAWVKLKDGGQWQSPIAKFIEPEVQAAINERMAAEDGDILFFGADKKPVVSESLGRLRLELSRRFQLTSPDDLRFCWVTDFPMFEYDPQEKRYNAMHHPFTSPKSEFEDKMGSDPEACLARAYDLVLNGSEVGGGSIRIHRPETQAKVFGALNIDDEQAREKFGFLLDALAFGAPPHGGLALGFDRLVAILAGQGSIREVIAFPKTQKASCPMTDAPSTVDRNQLLELGLRVEKID encoded by the coding sequence GTGTCCCAACGATTCATCACCGACCTCAAACGGACCCACACCTGCGGCCAGTTGACCGCCGCCGACGTGGGCAAGCAAGTGGTGCTCATGGGCTGGTGTCAGCGCCGGCGCGATCACGGCGGGTTGATCTTCGTCGACCTGCGCGATCGCGATGGCCTGACCCAAGTTGTGTTCAACCCCGAGGTCAGCGGCGGCTCGCACAGCCTGGCCCACGCCATCCGCAACGAATACTGCCTGGCCCTGCAAGGCAAGGTCGATCTGCGGCCGGAAGGCATGCAAAACGACAAGCTCGGCACCGGCGCGGTCGAGGTCTACGTCAGTGACTTCGAGATATTGAACGCCTCCAAGACCCCGCCGTTCATGCTCGAGGACTGGATCGACGTGGGCGAGGCCGTGCGCCTGAAGTATCGTTACCTGGATCTGCGCCGCCAAGTCGTCTTTCGCAACCTTAAACTGCGCCACCAGGCGGCCCAGGCCGCGCGGGGCTATCTGAACGACCAGGGTTTCCTGGAGGTCGAGACGCCCTTCCTGACCAAGAGCACCCCCGAGGGCGCCCGCGACTATCTGGTGCCCAGCCGGGTGCAGCGGGGCCGGTTCTACGCCTTGCCCCAGTCGCCGCAGTTGTTCAAACAATTGCTGATGGTCGGCGGGGTCGAGCGCTATTATCAGATCGTCAAGTGCTTCCGCGACGAAGACCTGCGCGCCGATCGCCAGCCCGAGTTCACCCAGGTGGACCTGGAGATGAGCTTTGTCGACGAAAACGACGTGATGGACTTGACCGAGGGGCTGGTTGGGGCCATTCTGAAAGCGACGCGCGGCGTGGAGTTGGGGCCGGTGCCCCGCCTGAGCTACGCCCAGGCCATGGAGCGCTTCGGGCTCGACGCCCCGGACATCCGCTTCGGCCTGGAGCTGACCGACCTGGGCGAGCTGATGCAAAAGACCCAGTTCAAGGTCTTTCGCGGGGCCATCGACGGTGGCGGGGTGGTCAAGGCCATCAACGGCAAGGGCATGGGCGGCCTGTCGCGCAAGGATCTGGACGACCTGACCGCCTTTGTGGCCGATTATGGCGCCAAGGGCCTGGCCTGGGTCAAGCTCAAGGACGGCGGCCAGTGGCAGTCGCCCATCGCCAAGTTCATCGAGCCCGAGGTGCAGGCGGCCATCAATGAGCGCATGGCCGCCGAGGATGGCGATATTTTGTTCTTCGGCGCCGACAAAAAACCGGTGGTGAGCGAGTCGCTGGGCCGGCTGCGCCTGGAGCTTTCGCGGCGTTTCCAGCTCACCTCGCCCGATGATCTGCGCTTTTGCTGGGTCACCGATTTCCCGATGTTCGAGTACGACCCCCAGGAAAAACGCTATAACGCCATGCATCACCCATTCACCTCGCCCAAATCGGAATTCGAGGATAAAATGGGTAGTGACCCCGAGGCCTGTCTGGCCCGGGCCTACGACCTGGTGCTCAACGGCTCGGAGGTGGGCGGCGGTTCGATCCGTATCCACAGGCCCGAGACCCAGGCCAAGGTGTTTGGGGCGCTGAATATCGACGACGAGCAGGCGCGGGAGAAATTCGGCTTTTTGCTGGACGCGCTGGCCTTTGGCGCGCCGCCCCACGGCGGTTTGGCCCTTGGCTTCGACCGTTTGGTGGCCATTTTGGCCGGGCAGGGCTCGATCCGCGAGGTCATCGCCTTCCCCAAAACGCAGAAGGCCTCCTGCCCGATGACCGACGCGCCCTCGACGGTGGACAGGAACCAACTGCTGGAGTTGGGCCTGCGGGTGGAGAAAATCGACTGA
- the hisS gene encoding histidine--tRNA ligase: MSVQAVRGMKDVMAPEVGKWQFIEATARRVFDCFGFDEIKTPVLEKTELFVRSIGETTDIVEKEMYTFADRGGDMLSLRPEATAGVLRAYVENKLHAQPGPHRLFTIGPMFRRERPQKGRLRQFHQLNCEVLGDEGPLVDAELLVMLDHLLKELGLRNVEIVLNSLGCPECRPAFRQALSAFLRGRAGELCPDCQRRLERNPLRVLDCKAEGCRQAAQGAPSIAEHLCPACADHLAQVRGMLAAAGVQYKIDPKLVRGLDYYVRTTFEALAGDLGAQNAVAGGGRYDGLIQALGGPAEGGVGFGCGLERLALLLADDPRWRREPALFVAALGAGPRAWAFELTQRLRRAGLRVEMMSQDKSLKAQMRRADKLGARRALIVGEQELADGVAQLKDMAAAGRQEPLPLDGAFEALRKLI; this comes from the coding sequence GTGAGCGTCCAGGCGGTCAGGGGCATGAAGGACGTCATGGCCCCGGAAGTGGGCAAGTGGCAATTCATCGAGGCCACGGCGCGCCGGGTGTTCGATTGCTTCGGCTTCGACGAGATCAAGACGCCGGTGCTGGAAAAGACCGAGCTTTTCGTGCGCTCCATCGGCGAGACCACCGACATCGTCGAAAAAGAGATGTACACCTTCGCCGACCGCGGCGGCGACATGCTCAGCCTGCGGCCCGAGGCCACGGCCGGGGTGTTGCGGGCCTATGTCGAAAACAAGCTTCACGCCCAGCCGGGGCCGCACCGCTTGTTCACCATCGGCCCGATGTTCCGCCGCGAGCGGCCGCAAAAGGGCCGCCTGCGCCAGTTTCATCAGCTCAACTGCGAGGTGCTGGGCGACGAGGGCCCCCTGGTCGACGCCGAGCTGCTGGTCATGCTCGACCATCTGCTCAAGGAGCTTGGCCTGCGAAACGTCGAGATCGTGCTCAACTCGCTGGGCTGCCCCGAGTGCCGGCCGGCCTTCCGCCAGGCGCTGAGCGCGTTTTTGCGCGGGCGCGCGGGCGAACTCTGCCCGGACTGCCAGCGCCGCCTGGAGCGCAACCCCTTGCGCGTGCTGGACTGCAAGGCCGAGGGCTGCCGCCAGGCCGCCCAGGGCGCGCCGAGCATCGCCGAGCATCTCTGCCCGGCCTGCGCCGATCATTTGGCCCAGGTGCGCGGCATGTTGGCGGCGGCGGGTGTACAATATAAAATTGACCCGAAATTGGTGCGGGGCCTGGATTATTATGTCCGCACCACCTTCGAGGCCCTGGCCGGCGATCTGGGCGCGCAGAACGCCGTGGCCGGCGGCGGGCGTTACGATGGGCTGATCCAGGCCCTGGGCGGCCCGGCCGAGGGCGGCGTGGGCTTTGGCTGCGGCTTGGAGCGCCTGGCCTTGTTGCTGGCCGATGATCCCCGCTGGCGGCGCGAGCCCGCGTTGTTCGTGGCCGCCCTGGGGGCGGGGCCGCGGGCCTGGGCCTTCGAGCTGACGCAACGACTGCGCCGGGCCGGCCTGCGCGTCGAGATGATGAGCCAGGACAAGAGCCTCAAGGCCCAGATGCGCCGGGCCGACAAGCTGGGCGCGCGGCGGGCGTTGATCGTCGGCGAGCAGGAGCTGGCCGACGGCGTGGCCCAACTCAAGGACATGGCCGCCGCGGGCCGGCAGGAGCCGTTGCCGCTGGATGGGGCCTTCGAGGCGCTGCGAAAATTGATCTGA